In the Staphylococcus sp. IVB6240 genome, one interval contains:
- a CDS encoding GNAT family N-acetyltransferase produces MTVYIETARLRLRSWETSDLERLQQLNANRQARQFFPSILSYQRTEKLFNSIRSYLNTHHIGLFAVEFKATKEWIGMVGLNYLTEKQDYPFSNLPFYEIGWRLLPDVWDNGIATEAAEAVLRYAKNQGIKEVYAIAAEQNEASIRVMEKIGMQRYDKFEFRQLGLQHPLKRQVRYRIDLIRENEIQEKTENQ; encoded by the coding sequence GTGACAGTATATATCGAAACAGCACGATTGCGATTACGCAGTTGGGAGACCTCGGATTTGGAGCGTTTACAACAGTTAAATGCAAATCGACAAGCCCGTCAATTTTTCCCCAGTATTTTAAGTTATCAAAGGACGGAAAAGTTATTTAATTCCATTCGTAGTTATTTAAATACCCATCATATTGGTTTGTTTGCTGTGGAATTTAAAGCAACAAAAGAATGGATTGGAATGGTAGGTTTAAACTATTTAACTGAGAAACAAGATTATCCATTTTCTAATTTACCTTTTTATGAGATTGGATGGCGACTGTTACCTGATGTATGGGATAACGGTATTGCAACTGAAGCGGCAGAAGCAGTGTTGCGCTATGCAAAGAATCAAGGGATTAAAGAAGTCTATGCAATTGCAGCAGAACAGAATGAAGCGTCCATTCGTGTGATGGAAAAGATAGGGATGCAGCGCTATGATAAGTTTGAATTTAGACAATTAGGGCTGCAGCATCCACTTAAGCGACAAGTCCGTTACCGTATTGATCTAATCAGAGAGAATGAAATACAGGAAAAGACCGAGAACCAGTAA
- a CDS encoding TIGR00730 family Rossman fold protein, with protein MKRVAVFCGANKGKHPEYVASAYALGKYLAENDIELVFGAGSVGIMGAVQDGVLDHGGKAIGVMPKMLDDRKITSQRLTELILVDSMHERKQKMAELADAFVMAPGGAGSLEEFFEIYCWAQIGIHQKPIGIYNINQFYNPLQQLIEHMISEGFIDAKYQELVQLYDSPEQLIAGLKQAQPISTRTYD; from the coding sequence ATCAAAAGAGTTGCTGTATTTTGTGGTGCTAATAAAGGAAAACACCCAGAATATGTAGCATCTGCCTATGCATTAGGTAAATATTTAGCAGAAAACGATATTGAACTGGTTTTTGGTGCCGGTTCGGTTGGGATAATGGGCGCTGTGCAGGATGGTGTGTTAGATCACGGTGGTAAAGCAATTGGTGTCATGCCAAAAATGTTGGATGATCGTAAAATTACAAGCCAACGATTAACAGAGCTCATACTGGTTGACTCAATGCATGAACGCAAACAAAAAATGGCGGAATTGGCTGATGCCTTTGTAATGGCACCCGGTGGCGCAGGTTCTCTTGAAGAATTTTTTGAAATATACTGCTGGGCACAAATTGGCATCCATCAAAAACCAATTGGCATTTATAATATCAATCAGTTTTATAATCCTTTGCAACAACTCATCGAACATATGATAAGTGAAGGCTTTATCGATGCCAAATATCAAGAACTTGTACAATTATATGATTCACCTGAACAATTAATAGCAGGTTTAAAACAAGCACAACCCATTTCAACACGCACTTATGACTGA